One segment of Plasmodium vinckei vinckei genome assembly, chromosome: PVVCY_04 DNA contains the following:
- a CDS encoding tetratricopeptide repeat protein, putative, whose translation MKGSQINYCVPKDDEINSFLDKVDNVTLKIKNLLEGKISVDEIEQEEKRLSLEKRAKEIKEEEKKEKEKENFIMGKRGGGDKDNYLYFCKSCLVEFNYKLDFCKRCNNAVITKDERKKELFDKVENYKFLKNKRNERREIWNKYLASSQNNKKITSYEKWDYYEPSSDTFDEDEKTLCLPKQDKNFQILEKKIDDDIQKRKEKKQIADRIKLNGNKYFKEKKYIQAIECYNNVIDICKDYLEAYNNLALCYIKTYRYEQAIENCNQIIDYYNLFNSNFSISKDILFKAYFRKGFSFYKLLLFDKALNNFNLAISFNNYDTELLELTNKCKLIVLDQTKYTSSNSDHACLSNFDNIEDIFIKLENIDIIKKEKTFLAELKNVKNVVKKNELERLKFCSYLYKKKNDKQISVDKTKHISRGVTFLVFLVQKLKEIMIYINRQFGMDILSKNVGLGDEKWLTTTNTNKNCVSKNLIKCTNTIIDIIMIVLNKNYYYSDFCIECVKPILIFYFIRTKFDKLKCAYFLHSISQNANARKHFDEDIFQIYDITLENFFILINNYIQKELETYDEGRKKKYEHVRNKIITSEQISKFDINKEYIISSQNCKDFKKNEKKDNFEKKIIDMCKEKYEIVNLFGILSNLALSPNILNMIEKKFIKYLLNIIIYIIELFYYAEKNVNTYYLSFFINTLKSKQIQLLFVNTILDDIFYFISNLQNIDILKSVLTIILNLTMGWNEELAISTASQNKKKIKKKISQNCFKKIITLINSNDKDIRDTAFLLLSRFYLYSYFGHISIEGISTNNEKNTLQNGNPQLKDKLLRENEMAIKLDDHTFSIFINRIYFLFKNKIYLEKACINFVSNLSKYTNFINMCLLPKNKNNNEIYNYFYNILEYINYIYSENWKNNEYNMEKDIPIVFNSTLIFFIQLLKNFFITNISNKYEDIIKIIKKNIPYIVTKMDSVEKKINKNISIFLSYCFLTPELKSEVMHVYGNDTNQIHRALIG comes from the coding sequence ATGAAGGGTAGCCAAATAAATTACTGCGTCCCCAAAgatgatgaaataaatagcTTTTTAGACAAAGTCGATAATGttacattaaaaataaaaaatttattagaaGGAAAAATAAGTGTAGACGAAATTGAAcaagaagaaaaaagatTAAGTCTTGAAAAACGAGCTAAAGAAATAAaggaagaagaaaaaaaagaaaaagaaaaagaaaattttataatggGTAAAAGAGGAGGTGGTGATAaagataattatttatatttttgtaaatcgTGTTTAGTtgaatttaattataaattagaTTTTTGTAAAAGGTGTAACAATGCAGTAATAACTAAAgatgaaagaaaaaaagaattatttgataaagttgaaaattataaatttttaaaaaataaaagaaatgaaaGACGAGAAATAtggaataaatatttagcTTCAtctcaaaataataaaaaaattacaagtTATGAGAAATGGGATTATTATGAACCGAGTAGTGATACATTTGATGAAGatgaaaaaacattatGTTTACCTAAAcaagataaaaattttcaaattctagaaaaaaaaattgatgatgatatacaaaaaagaaaagaaaaaaaacaaattgcCGATcgtataaaattaaatggaaataaatattttaaagaaaaaaaatatatacaagcTATTGAATGCtataataatgtaattGATATATGTAAAGATTATTTAGAGgcttataataatttagctttatgttatattaaaacatatagATATGAACAAGCCATTGAAAATTGCAACCAAATTAttgattattataatttatttaattccaatttttctataagcaaagatatattatttaaagcatattttagaaaaggtttttcattttataaactattattattcgaTAAAGCactaaacaattttaactTGGCAATTTCATTCAATAATTATGATACTGAATTATTGGAATTAACAAACAAATGCAAACTTATAGTTCTTGatcaaacaaaatatacttCCTCTAATTCAGATCATGCATGTCTATCCAATTTTGACAATATTGaggatatatttataaaactcgaaaatatagacataataaaaaaagaaaaaacatttCTAGCCGAATTAAAGaatgttaaaaatgttgtaaaaaaaaatgaacttGAAAGATTAAAGTTTTGCTCctatttatacaaaaaaaaaaatgataaacaaATTTCAGTTGATAAGACAAAACATATTTCTAGAGGCGTCACCTTTTTAGTATTTCTTGTTCAGAAGcttaaagaaataatgaTTTACATAAATCGACAATTTGGAATGGATATTTTGTCAAAAAATGTGGGACTGGGTGATGAAAAATGGCTTACCACCACCAACACAAACAAAAATTGTGTGtctaaaaatttaataaaatgtacTAACACAATAATTGACATAATAATGATTGtgctaaataaaaattattattattccgATTTTTGTATTGAATGTGTAAAAcctattttaattttttattttataagaaCTAAATTTGATAAGTTAAaatgtgcatattttttacattctATTTCACAAAATGCTAATGCAAGGAAACATTTTGATGAagatatttttcaaatttacGACATTACATTAgagaatttttttattcttataaataattatatacaaaaagaaTTGGAAACATATGATGAAggacgaaaaaaaaaatatgaacatgtaagaaataaaataataacatcaGAGCAAATATCTAAATTTGACATTAACAaggaatatattattagttctcaaaattgtaaagactttaaaaaaaatgaaaaaaaggataattttgaaaaaaaaataatagacatgtgtaaagaaaaatacGAAATTGTAAACTTATTTGGTATTCTATCTAATTTGGCACTTAGTcctaatatattaaatatgatagaaaaaaaatttataaaatatttattgaatattattatttatattatcgagctattttattatgccgaaaaaaatgttaatacatattatttatccttttttataaatacattaaaAAGTAAACAAATACAATTACTTTTTGTTAACACAATTTTggatgatatattttattttatttcaaatttacaaaatatagatattcTTAAAAGTGTGTTaactattatattaaatttaactATGGGATGGAATGAAGAACTAGCTATTTCTACAGCTagccaaaataaaaaaaaaataaaaaaaaaaattagccAAAAttgctttaaaaaaattattacctTAATTAATTCAAATGATAAAGATATTAGAGATACAgcttttttacttttatctcgtttttatttatattcgtATTTTGGACATATTTCAATAGAAGGAATTTCCACTaacaatgaaaaaaatacattacAAAATGGAAACCCTCAGTTAAAAGACAAACTGTTAAGGGAAAATGAAATGGCTATAAAACTGGATGATCAtacattttctatttttataaatagaatatattttttatttaaaaataaaatatatttagaaaaagcttgtataaattttgtaaGCAATTTATCGAAATACacgaattttataaatatgtgtttattaccaaaaaataaaaataacaatgaaatatataattatttttataatattttagaatatattaattatatatattcagaaaattggaaaaataACGAATATAATATGGAAAAAGACATCCCCATTGTTTTTAACAGTactcttattttttttatacaactgttaaaaaatttttttatcacaaATATATccaataaatatgaagatataatcaaaattataaaaaaaaatattccatACATAGTTACTAAAATGGATAGTgtagaaaaaaagataaataaaaatatatcgatttttctttcttaCTGTTTTTTAACACCTGAATTAAAATCCGAGGTTATGCATGTGTATGGCAACGACACGAATCAAATCCATCGCGCACTGATTGGGTAA
- a CDS encoding glycogen synthase kinase 3, putative, which translates to MKDWHTDDDKNIYHKNEQNNNSIGNKRDNNYTSTEVNNVYIDEHHRIGENEISKSSNKVYKLGNIIGNGSFGVVYEAICIDTSEKVAIKKVLQDPQYKNRELMIMKTLNHLNVIYLKDYYYTESIKNNEKNVFLNVVMEFIPQTVHKYMKYYIRNNQFLPIFLVKLYSYQLCRALGYLHSKLICHRDLKPQNLLIDPKTHTLKLCDFGSAKSLISGQRSVSYICSRFYRAPELMLGSTSYTTHIDLWSLGCIIAEMVLGYPIFSGQSSVDQLVRIIQILGTPTEDQMKVMNPNYADVKFPNVKPKDLKKVFPKGTPNDAINFVSQFLKYEPLKRLNAIEALADPFFDEIRDPNVKLPKYVEKLPELFNFSMEEIKEMSDSCRNKVLPKQNHENCQEFSSHKLNSKYLNGVKETNIEDGTSSVSSRFTIER; encoded by the exons atgaaaGATTGGCATACAG atgatgataaaaatatataccacaaaaatgaacaaaataataatagtatagGTAATAAAAGGGATAACAATTATACTTCAACCGAAGTAAATAATGTTTATATTGATGAACATCATCGAATCggagaaaatgaaattagCAAATCCTCAAATAAAGTTTATAAATTGGGAAATATCATTGGAAATGGTAGTTTTGGTGTCGTTTATGAAGCAATATGTATAGACACCTCTGAAAAAGTtgctataaaaaaagtattacAAGACCCtcaatataaaaatcgtgaattaatgataatgaaaactttaaatcatttaaatgttatatatttaaaagattattattatacagaatctataaaaaataatgaaaaaaatgtatttttaaatgtcGTAATGGAATTTATACCACAAACtgtacataaatatatgaaatattatataagaaaTAATCAATTTTTACCAATCTTTCtagtaaaattatattcttaTCAATTATGTAGAGCATTAGGATATTTACATTCAAAATTAATTTGTCATAGGGATTTAAAACctcaaaatttattaatcgATCCAAAAACACATACATTAAAACTTTGCGACTTTGGTAGTGCAAAAAGTCTAATATCTGGACAAAGAAGTGTTTCCTATATTTGTTCTCGATTTTATAGAGCACCAGAATTAATGCTTGGCTCCACAAGTTATACTACACATATAGACTTATGGTCTTTAG GGTGTATAATAGCGGAAATGGTTCTGGGGTATCCAATATTTTCAGGACAATCTAGTGTCGATCAATTGGTCCgaattatacaaattttag GTACACCAACTGAAGACCAAATGAAAGTGATGAACCCCAATTATGCAGACGTAAAATTTCCAAACGTTAAACCTAaggatttaaaaaaa GTATTTCCTAAGGGGACACCCAATGATGCTATAAATTTTGTGTCCCAGTTTTTGAAATATGAGCCTTTAAAGAGGCTAAACGCGATAGAG gCACTGGCAGACCCATTTTTTGATGAAATAAGGGACCCAAATGTtaa gtTGCCAAAATATGTTGAAAAATTACCTGAACTGTTCAACTTTTCCATGGAGGAAATAAAAGAGATGTCTGATTCATGTCGAAACAAAGTATTACCAAAACAAAACCATGAAAACTGCCAAGAATTTAGTTCTCACAAATTAAATAGTAAATATCTAAATGGAGTTAAAGAAACAAATATCGAAGATGGCACATCAAGTGTTAGCTCTCGTTTTACAATTGAAAGATGA
- a CDS encoding 26S proteasome regulatory subunit RPN12, putative — MANELAESIKLLKELICNYHNISEKELNKKTNNDIMALLKFTEDISEPKGGDIIKYKELLKKLKQVLIHLPSADPLLPICKKNVNELYLAREILEKGVIISIMDNDIKSFTIYMAQLFIYYFDFKNVLQKSAKQNAILGVYLLHLLSSNSIGDFHMTLEIISIEDQNDPYIKYVLELEQHIMDGYFHYILTKKDDIPLYLYSIFMDRLYDTIKYKLADCIFSSSNSISLLYTCELLKLKDENELYQFITEYNEIKTAQGEDNLIWEIKDNKIYFKNQTEHAQELPSIEIVNNIIGYATELEKIV; from the coding sequence atggCAAATGAACTAGCAGAAAGTATAAAGCTCTTGAAGGAGCTTATATGTAATTATCACAATATAAGTGAAAAAGaattgaataaaaaaacaaataatgatataatgGCTTTGCTTAAATTTACCGAAGATATAAGTGAGCCTAAAGGAGgagatataataaaatataaagaattattaaaaaaattaaaacaagTATTAATACATTTACCATCTGCTGACCCATTACTTcctatatgtaaaaaaaatgtaaatgaattatatttagCAAGAGAAATATTAGAAAAGGGAGTAATAATATCAATAATggataatgatataaaatcttttactatatatatggctcaattatttatatattactttgattttaaaaatgttttacaAAAAAGTGCTAAACAAAATGCTATCTTAggtgtatatttattacatttattatCCTCAAATTCGATTGGTGATTTTCATATGACATTGGAAATTATATCGATAGAAGATCAAAACGACccttatataaaatatgtattagaATTAGAACAACATATTATGGATggatattttcattatatattaacaaagaAAGATGATATaccattatatttatattcaatATTTATGGATCGATTATATGAcactataaaatataaattagctgattgtattttttcttcttcgaATTCGATtagtttattatatacatgtgAATTACTAAAATTgaaagatgaaaatgaacTTTACCAATTTATTACagaatataatgaaataaaaacagCACAGGGTGAAGATAATCTTATATgggaaataaaagataataaaatatattttaaaaatcaaACGGAACATGCTCAGGAACTTCCCTCTATAGAAATTGTGAATAACATTATTGGTTATGCTACAGAATTGGAGAAAATTGTctaa
- a CDS encoding 60S ribosomal protein L26, putative — MKLNTKISSSRRKMRKAHFSAPAGLRRKIMSSKLSKELRLKYNIRTLPIRKDDEVLICRGHNHGREGKVVKINRKRFKIYVERVTREKVNGESTFIGIHPSNVILTKLKIDKNRKKVLDRKGAKDTA, encoded by the exons atgaagcTTAATACAA AAATATCATCATCCCGACGAAAAATGAGAAAAGCTCATTTTTCTGCACCAGCAGGTCTTAGGAGGAAAATTATGTCATCTAAATTGTCAAAAGAATTGAGactaaaatataat ATTCGTACCTTGCCAATCAGAAAAGATGACGAAGTTCTCATATGCAGAGGACACAATCACGGAAGAGAAGGAAAAgttgtaaaaattaatagaaagagatttaaaatatacGTTGAAAGAGTTACAAGAGAAAAAGTTAATGGAGAATCTACTTTCATAGGTATTCACCCAAGCAATGTTATACTAACAAAACTAAAAATTGACAAAAATCGTAAAAAAGTATTAGATAGAAAAGGAGCAAAAGATACTGCATAA
- a CDS encoding E3 ubiquitin-protein ligase, putative: MDNNVERREGEDEEDPNDVFLYTNETNQDSEFCNVLCMFVFFMALFIIMVTAVDNTVPNNNNNDTSGHFENGNFENGNISNNLNNDEVINNFLDNAVIQSFDFKGVYKIKKKINTLKNVEDDYMNIKSINKDDQMFEGKIVTLKLALQNVTKSFLFLHFYPANGTNDVAMKTEKNNSIHDKQNKEDEKKFEYIGMMGVNVNGNQNYIFNGSGYNISTFCKNELENDCICNYTANIKQNTKINQLTSAREIEESYFYSLKKYIINEQNYFTNNINEKYKQYYKKHMEAISSYVDNDSDEINDGGSDIDKGPYLDPSSDGEHSKNDEANYHGILSSSDCNIEINLEGYDEDNSYFSKKVTNFVLMFNIKSLIELGLFYKQIKNSENTRNTSKVSIISICLNSYIEIFEALLLLYQVLFSKLLLTSYMAMIILKFLLYTFMEIRYILIIWKANNSHHSANNNWEYMQRQLSVLYKYYYSFVLLLIAIFYYIFPYFPYLILLIYLCWVPQICLDIWKGQHKSISLNFVFLLSICRIFLPVYIFIYPYNIFQLDIFSNVGDLSNSTFSFLIIFFISLQLLFMYVQRIYGPRYFFNTSLLPHVHNYYQNLDPNFEAGIPECVICMYNIILHNTKYCVTPCYHIFHEKCLQQWMNIKMECPTCRGPLPNFP, from the coding sequence atggataataATGTAGAAAGAAGGGAAGGGGAAGATGAAGAAGACCCCAatgatgtttttttatatactaaTGAAACAAATCAAGACTCAGAATTTTGTAATGTTTTATGTatgtttgtattttttatggcattatttattattatggtTACAGCTGTTGATAATACTGTgccaaataataataataatgacaCTAGTGGGCATTTTGAAAATGGgaattttgaaaatggaaatatttcaaataatttaaacaaCGATGAAGTAATTAATAACTTTTTAGATAATGCTGTAATACAAAGTTTCGATTTTAAAGGtgtttacaaaataaaaaaaaaaataaacacacttaaaaatgttgaagatgattatatgaatataaaaagtataaataaagatgatCAAATGTTTGAGGGTAAAATAGTTACTTTAAAATTGGCTCTACAAAATGTTACTAAATCCTTTTTGTTTCTTCACTTTTATCCAGCCAATGGGACAAATGATGTAGCCATGAAAACcgagaaaaataattcaattcatgacaaacaaaataaagaggatgaaaaaaaattcgaaTATATTGGGATGATGGGGGTAAATGTAAATGGgaatcaaaattatatatttaatggaagtggatataatatatctacattttgtaaaaatgaattgGAAAATGATTGTATATGTAATTATACtgcaaatataaaacaaaacacaaaaataaatcaactAACATCTGCTCGAGAAATAGAAGAAtcctatttttattctctaaagaaatatataataaatgaacaaaattattttactaaTAACATTaacgaaaaatataaacagtactataaaaaacatatggAAGCTATTTCATCGTATGTGGATAATGATAgtgatgaaataaatgacGGCGGTAGTGACATTGATAAGGGGCCTTATTTAGATCCGTCTTCTGATGGAGAGCATAGCAAAAATGATGAGGCAAATTATCATGGGATACTATCATCAAGTGATTGTAATATTGAAATTAATCTTGAAGGATATGATGAAgataattcatatttttcaaaaaaagttacaaattttgttttaatgtttaatataaaatcattGATTGAACTTGGactattttataaacaaataaaaaatagtgaaaatACGAGAAACACTTCAAAAGTATCAATAATATCAATTTGtttaaattcatatattgaaatatttgaaGCATTACTTCTTTTATATCaagtattattttcaaaattattattgacATCTTATATGGCaatgattatattaaaatttttattatatacatttatggAAATTCGATATATTCTAATTATATGGAAAGCAAATAATAGTCATCATTCagcaaataataattgggAGTATATGCAAAGACAATTAagtgttttatataaatattattatagttttgtattactattaattgcaattttttattatatttttccatattttccatatttaatattacttATATATCTTTGTTGGGTACCACAAATATGTTTAGATATATGGAAAGGGCAGCATAAATCGATAAgtttaaattttgtttttttattatctatatgtagaatatttttaccagtatatatttttatatatccatataatatttttcagttagatatattttcaaatgttGGTGATCTATCAAATTCTACTTTTAGTttccttattattttttttatatcactacagctattatttatgtatgtTCAAAGAATATATGGTCCtcgatatttttttaatacaagTTTACTTCCGCATGTTCacaattattatcaaaatttagATCCCAACTTTGAAGCAGGAATACCAGAATGtgttatatgtatgtataatattatattacataatacaaaatattgtGTCACCCCTTgctatcatatttttcatgaaaaatgtttacAACAGTGGATGAACATTAAGATGGAGTGCCCAACTTGTCGTGGCCCGCTCCCTAACTTTCCATAG
- a CDS encoding major facilitator superfamily-related transporter, putative, with product MHRFKSKLIVMLFMYSIATTAIVYQNYIFIANLFKKYRAFEWLCTDKNSEGDFFLCVAQENYIHFLLVTGLIIQFISGFIGGILINILSKKRYISKIAFIFLIIGWMLLSISLSYSKYYMDNYTKLIILSLGSSHTQIAFKRISILFNLAFICFGIGSDNSYLPIIYYINERYPIDDNIIKSKLEASEDKLSALRNILRNKNYILISAMSSLAVLSLFVGNVLIIALNRFDSENNVILIISMYVLICIAPSFFISNLLDHKNNYNQNLNTENTIKNNESNINENEDEDADDVTSIVISNDDDLNHNVVMPSEALISHNAIITPNTVISPNVITATNIVISTATDDMLANSNTSILKSDMIGISPIRNGKKKRNSFVHNSSGSNTIINDSIDVSIVSNDFARNKRSESHSSTLNDFYKKKNYTSRLSDPRFETLNTPNDDINNTQVHNVINMDIENYIKQNENNITPRNKHLNTISYGKSSTLKENEKDGEIGKIKESGKNEENDKNEENNKNDDQAMKIIIHPSESLNNEIQKKNKLKNINFEIFKKQVVSSCYIFIVIEFFILTFSNFFFMLSLFDIYENSVFGNTLDIYSYILPSSFIITLIFGIVADIISIHNFISFNLILGIIVFILTFIYYQTMSVIVGYTSLIIYFFHQSFFANHMYMYMSTVFKEENFPILIGIVNMWASIAFFLSYKIHEILKYNKNKMYGKITVVVIIISYILIFLFHILHIKKKAHWDNNELEYKEAQCCC from the coding sequence ATGCATAGATTCAAGAGTAAGCTTATTGTTATGCTTTTTATGTATAGTATTGCAACAACAGCCATTGTATATCAAAACTACATATTTATAGcgaatttatttaaaaaatatcgaGCATTCGAATGGCTATGTACAGATAAGAATTCGGAGGGggacttttttttatgtgtaGCTcaggaaaattatattcatttctTGCTAGTCACAGGATTAATTATTCAGTTTATATCAGGTTTTATAGGAggtatattaataaatatattatcaaaaaagcGGTATATATCAAAGATTgcctttatatttttaataataggATGGATGTTACTAAGTATATCATTATCATATtccaaatattatatggaCAATTATACAAAGCTGATTATACTTAGTTTGGGTAGTTCACACACACAAATAGCATTTAAAAGgatatctatattatttaatttagcatttatatgttttggTATTGGATCTGACAATTCCTATTTGCCAATTATTTACTATATCAATGAAAGATATCCTAttgatgataatataataaaatcaaaattaGAAGCATCAGAAGATAAATTAAGTGCATTAcgaaatattttaagaaataaaaattatatattaattagtGCTATGTCATCTTTAGCTGTTTTAAGTTTATTTGTTGGTAATGTATTAATTATAGCTTTAAATAGATTTGATTcagaaaataatgttataCTTATTATATCTATGTATGTATTGATATGTATAGCtccatcattttttatatcaaatttgttagatcataaaaataattataatcaaaatttaaatactgaaaatactattaaaaataatgaaagtaatataaatgaaaatgaagatgAAGATGCTGATGATGTTACTTCAATAGTTATATCGAATGATGACGATCTTAATCATAATGTAGTTATGCCTTCAGAGGCACTTATTTCTCATAATGCTATTATTACTCCAAATACTGTTATTTCACCTAATGTAATTACTGCAACAAATATTGTCATTTCAACTGCGACTGATGATATGCTTGCAAATTCAAATACGAGTATCCTAAAGTCTGATATGATTGGTATAAGTCCTATaagaaatggaaaaaaaaaaagaaatagttTCGTCCATAATAGTAGTGGAAGTAATACTATAATTAATGATAGCATTGATGTCAGTATTGTTAGTAATGATTTTGCTAGAAATAAACGAAGTGAATCACATAGTAGTACCTTAaatgatttttataaaaaaaaaaattatacatcTAGATTGTCAGATCCTAGATTTGAAACCCTTAATACACCAAATGacgatataaataatacacaAGTTCataatgtaataaatatggatattgaaaattatataaaacaaaatgaaaataatataaccCCCAGAAATAAACACTTAAATACGATTTCGTATGGAAAATCGTCAACTCTAAAAGAGAATGAAAAGGATGGTGAAAttggaaaaattaaagaaagtggaaaaaatgaagaaaatgataaaaatgaagaaaataataaaaatgacgATCAAgcaatgaaaattattattcatcCTTCTGAATCTcttaataatgaaattcaaaaaaaaaataaattaaaaaatataaattttgaaatatttaaaaaacaagTTGTATCATcctgttatatatttattgtaatagaattctttatattaacatttagtaatttcttttttatgttatcactatttgatatatatgaGAATAGTGTATTTGGAAATACCTTagatatttattcatatatattacctTCGAGTTTTATTATCACATTAATATTTGGTATAGTAGCAGATATAATTAGTATTCACAATTTTATCagttttaatttaatattaggaataattgtttttatattaacattcatttattatcaaaCAATGAGTGTAATTGTTGGATATACATCCttaatcatatatttctttcatCAAAGTTTTTTTGCCaatcatatgtatatgtatatgtctACAGTTTTCaaagaagaaaattttCCCATCTTAATTGGTATCGTTAATATGTGGGCCTCGATTGCATTTTTCCTGTCATACAAAATACACGAGATTctcaaatataataaaaacaaaatgtatGGAAAAATAACTGTAGtagttattattatttcttatatactcatatttttatttcatatattacatattaaGAAAAAAGCTCACTGGGATAATAATGAGTTAGAGTATAAAGAGGCGCAATGTTGCTgctaa